A genomic region of Nitrospira lenta contains the following coding sequences:
- a CDS encoding glycosyltransferase family 2 protein has product MTNSTRPWASVVIPIKDERDNLTPLTEQVLKVLSAREESKTAPFELVYVDDGSSDGSSELLDQLKQTYPAVRVLHFDRNYGQSSAFDAGFKYSTGDLVITLDGDLQNDPADIDKMLPLLQKFDLVCGWRTSRNDNLVRKLSSRIANAVRSAVTGDRVHDTGCSLKIFRRAVVDKLQLFTGMHRFFPALALMHGFTVTEIPVSHHPRAHGISKYGVGNRLFKSLYDLIAVRWMQHRCLRYTLRH; this is encoded by the coding sequence ATGACCAATTCCACTCGCCCATGGGCCTCCGTCGTCATTCCCATCAAGGATGAACGAGACAATCTCACGCCGCTGACCGAACAGGTGCTCAAGGTTCTGTCGGCGCGCGAAGAATCCAAAACCGCGCCGTTTGAGCTGGTGTACGTCGACGACGGCAGCAGCGACGGCAGCAGCGAACTGCTGGACCAGCTAAAACAAACCTATCCGGCCGTCCGCGTCCTGCACTTCGACCGCAACTACGGGCAGTCTTCCGCCTTCGACGCCGGATTCAAATATTCCACCGGTGACCTGGTCATAACACTGGACGGCGATCTGCAAAATGATCCCGCCGATATCGACAAGATGCTGCCCCTTTTACAGAAATTCGATCTGGTGTGCGGGTGGCGCACCAGCCGCAACGATAATCTCGTCAGAAAGCTCTCCTCGCGCATCGCGAACGCCGTGCGCAGCGCCGTGACCGGCGACCGCGTGCACGATACCGGCTGTTCCTTGAAAATTTTCCGGCGCGCCGTCGTGGACAAGCTGCAGCTCTTCACCGGCATGCACCGGTTTTTCCCGGCCTTAGCCCTCATGCACGGCTTCACCGTCACCGAAATTCCGGTCAGCCACCATCCCCGAGCGCATGGCATTTCCAAATACGGCGTCGGCAACCGGCTCTTCAAGAGCCTCTACGATCTGATCGCCGTGCGCTGGATGCAACATCGCTGTTTACGGTACACACTACGTCACTAA
- a CDS encoding ArnT family glycosyltransferase has product MSESSSQIPGPSSEHASPVIRHIGLLLALCGILFFWNLGALGLTDRDEGRNAEAGREMLETGDWMSPTFNYEPRYAKPVLVYWLMSASYKTFGVSEFAARFPSAFFGLGLVLMTYLFLTRLRDSNTGLLAALMLALNLQMIGLNRMALTDSVLIFFTTLSLFAFWLGFQTTRERRPWMWVYYAAMGIATLAKGPVGFLVPLIVVALYLSLTKQWRSFWQEGRPLAGTALTILIALPWYAGMWWLHGSEYTASAQANTVGRFLKPMEGHSFGFLFYLPVLLLGFFPWSGWLIFAWPQTYKNWRAERKALGVTHETPGEGTDPSPVIPAPLQSDKLDWFAAAWIFATLVFFTLSSTRLPHYIGPLFPAAAMLTASYWSRCVREPSTRGGNASVHVVMWLGFLLAGAMACLPWIYDTILAGKLTKEYPLATQLTLGSGPYVAATVLLVGMGLVGLFGLSETRRGAAFWAAGGSLFGVVLVLMVFVLPAANRYFVAPQQELAYAAGLNLAPGEQLIAYGATRPSTAFYARRKVLFVGSGEEETLRRALGQPGRTMILLPESFVDKLPGDLKNYQPILKRYGYLLLASEPMVNIPEGLLPPPPALEPKIFGH; this is encoded by the coding sequence ATGAGTGAGTCCTCTTCGCAGATACCCGGACCTTCGTCCGAACATGCCTCGCCCGTCATTCGTCATATCGGGTTACTACTGGCCCTCTGCGGCATCTTATTCTTTTGGAATCTGGGCGCCCTTGGCCTGACCGATCGCGACGAAGGGCGCAACGCCGAAGCCGGGCGAGAAATGCTCGAAACCGGCGACTGGATGAGCCCCACCTTCAACTACGAACCCCGCTACGCGAAACCTGTACTCGTCTACTGGCTGATGAGCGCCTCGTACAAGACGTTCGGCGTCAGCGAATTCGCCGCGCGATTCCCATCGGCCTTCTTCGGGCTCGGCCTGGTCCTGATGACCTATCTGTTTCTCACGCGCCTACGCGACTCGAATACGGGTTTACTTGCCGCATTGATGCTGGCGCTGAATCTCCAGATGATCGGGCTCAATCGCATGGCCCTGACCGACAGTGTGTTGATTTTTTTCACCACGCTCTCACTCTTCGCCTTCTGGCTGGGATTTCAGACCACGCGCGAGCGACGCCCCTGGATGTGGGTCTATTATGCCGCCATGGGCATTGCGACGCTGGCGAAGGGACCGGTGGGGTTCCTGGTTCCTCTGATCGTCGTGGCGCTCTATCTGTCACTCACGAAACAGTGGCGATCCTTCTGGCAAGAGGGACGACCGCTCGCAGGCACGGCGCTGACAATCCTGATCGCGCTGCCCTGGTACGCGGGCATGTGGTGGCTCCACGGCAGCGAGTACACGGCCTCCGCGCAAGCCAATACCGTCGGGCGCTTTCTCAAGCCGATGGAGGGACACAGCTTCGGATTCTTGTTCTACCTTCCAGTGTTGCTGCTCGGCTTTTTCCCCTGGAGCGGCTGGCTGATTTTTGCCTGGCCGCAGACCTACAAGAATTGGCGCGCAGAACGTAAGGCCTTAGGCGTGACGCACGAGACGCCTGGCGAGGGAACAGATCCATCACCCGTGATCCCTGCTCCCTTACAGTCTGACAAACTAGACTGGTTCGCCGCCGCCTGGATCTTCGCGACCTTGGTGTTTTTCACGCTCTCTTCGACGAGACTTCCCCATTACATCGGCCCGCTCTTTCCCGCTGCCGCGATGCTGACCGCCTCCTATTGGTCTCGTTGCGTGAGAGAACCGTCGACCAGAGGCGGCAATGCGTCCGTTCATGTCGTGATGTGGCTGGGATTTCTTCTGGCGGGAGCCATGGCCTGCCTGCCTTGGATTTACGACACGATACTGGCGGGCAAACTCACGAAAGAATACCCATTGGCCACGCAGCTCACTCTGGGCAGCGGACCCTATGTCGCCGCCACCGTCCTGCTGGTGGGCATGGGGCTGGTGGGATTGTTCGGTCTGTCTGAAACCAGGCGCGGCGCGGCCTTCTGGGCGGCCGGCGGATCGCTGTTCGGCGTGGTGCTCGTGTTGATGGTCTTCGTCCTGCCGGCGGCAAATCGCTATTTTGTCGCGCCGCAGCAAGAGCTGGCCTACGCGGCCGGATTGAACCTGGCGCCGGGCGAACAACTGATCGCTTACGGAGCAACGCGACCTTCAACAGCCTTTTATGCCAGACGCAAAGTACTCTTCGTGGGGTCGGGTGAAGAAGAGACCCTCCGCCGAGCCCTGGGCCAGCCGGGCCGCACGATGATTCTGCTGCCGGAATCGTTTGTGGACAAACTGCCGGGGGATCTCAAAAACTACCAGCCGATCTTAAAGCGCTACGGCTATCTGCTCTTAGCCAGTGAGCCGATGGTGAACATTCCAGAGGGTCTCCTTCCTCCACCGCCTGCGCTCGAACCCAAGATCTTCGGTCATTGA
- a CDS encoding lipid-A-disaccharide synthase N-terminal domain-containing protein translates to MITTETIWIVTGFLGQGLFFGRWIVQWLASERSASSKVPVSFWYLSLVGGLITLAYAIYRKDPVFIAGQSIGAVVYVRNLMLIYRPKHTDPAKSDQG, encoded by the coding sequence ATGATCACAACTGAAACCATCTGGATCGTCACGGGATTTCTCGGCCAGGGCCTGTTCTTCGGCCGCTGGATCGTACAATGGCTCGCCTCGGAACGGAGCGCGTCCAGCAAAGTGCCGGTCTCCTTCTGGTACTTGAGTCTCGTCGGAGGCCTCATCACGCTGGCCTATGCTATCTATCGGAAAGATCCTGTCTTCATTGCCGGGCAGAGCATCGGCGCCGTCGTCTACGTGCGCAATCTCATGCTGATCTATCGCCCGAAACACACCGACCCCGCCAAGAGTGATCAGGGATGA